The following proteins are encoded in a genomic region of Desulfovibrio sp. JC010:
- a CDS encoding NAD(P)/FAD-dependent oxidoreductase yields MGELILAGAGHAHMLLMEAIPEIIADGHRVTVIGPDERHYYSGMGPGMLGGAYGPDEISFPVKSMVESRGGNFIFGRVARIDPHKRLVFLEAGPEVPYDVLSCNLGSYVPSGFAGGDSTDVYTVKPIQNLLQARMRIQEIGLERPVRIGICGGGPAALEVAGNALAAAEEQGYFGAKVRIFTGSAFLRNQPDRVRRLALKSLNKRGIDIVQGSYVERVATGSVILQNGQHYEQDIIFLALGVKPSSVFTASELPTGKDGGLMVNRYLQSISHPEIFAGGDCICFEPSPLDKVGVYAVRQNPVLVHNVRAQLGGRPLNPFDPGGSYLLIFNTGGGKGILHKNGLSFGGPLAFRIKDYIDRRFIKRFTGS; encoded by the coding sequence ATGGGTGAACTTATCCTTGCCGGTGCCGGGCACGCGCACATGTTGCTGATGGAAGCCATCCCTGAGATCATTGCGGACGGGCACCGCGTCACGGTTATCGGCCCGGATGAGCGTCATTATTACTCGGGAATGGGGCCCGGTATGCTCGGTGGTGCTTATGGTCCCGACGAAATCAGTTTTCCGGTGAAATCCATGGTGGAAAGCCGGGGCGGTAATTTCATATTCGGCAGGGTTGCGCGCATAGATCCACACAAGCGTCTGGTCTTCCTTGAAGCGGGCCCGGAAGTACCCTACGACGTGCTTTCCTGTAATCTTGGCAGCTATGTACCCAGCGGCTTCGCAGGCGGGGACAGTACCGATGTCTATACCGTAAAACCCATACAGAATCTTTTGCAGGCCCGCATGCGGATTCAGGAAATCGGTTTGGAACGTCCGGTACGCATCGGCATATGCGGGGGCGGTCCCGCAGCACTTGAAGTGGCCGGTAACGCTCTGGCAGCGGCCGAAGAGCAGGGATATTTCGGTGCGAAGGTCCGGATTTTTACGGGCAGCGCATTTCTTCGCAACCAGCCGGACAGAGTGCGCAGACTTGCGCTCAAAAGCTTGAACAAACGCGGAATAGATATTGTCCAAGGCAGTTACGTGGAGCGTGTGGCAACCGGCTCCGTCATATTGCAAAACGGACAACACTACGAACAGGACATCATTTTTCTGGCTTTAGGTGTGAAGCCTTCAAGTGTTTTCACCGCTTCTGAGCTGCCCACAGGGAAGGATGGCGGACTCATGGTCAACCGCTACCTGCAATCCATTTCCCATCCGGAAATCTTCGCTGGAGGCGATTGTATATGCTTTGAACCGAGCCCACTGGATAAAGTGGGTGTCTATGCCGTACGTCAGAATCCCGTGCTGGTACATAACGTGCGGGCGCAGCTGGGGGGCCGTCCTCTGAACCCGTTTGATCCGGGCGGTTCCTATCTTCTCATATTTAATACCGGGGGCGGGAAAGGTATTTTGCACAAAAACGGATTGAGCTTCGGCGGTCCGCTCGCTTTCCGGATCAAGGATTATATCGACAGGAGATTTATTAAGCGATTTACGGGTTCTTGA